A window of Centropristis striata isolate RG_2023a ecotype Rhode Island chromosome 13, C.striata_1.0, whole genome shotgun sequence genomic DNA:
CGTGGCtaaattagctagctagctgtaGCTAACGTAAGTTAAGCTGCAAAGCACTTTCAGGTCACAATTCTGTTTCCTATTGCAAAACATTGAGCTGTGCAAAAAAGGATATTTTGTAGACGTTTCAGCAACAACGTTTTTCCGACACCGGTCGCTCCAAGAACCAGACAAATGTCATTGCTGCTCATTTCGGTTTTCTAGCATATAGCCGCTTTAGCTTCATTTAGCACCATGGCGACGCTCACATGACCGTCACACGTCGCTGTGATTGGAGGAAGTAGGGGTCCGTCATTTCAGTCTTACTTCTGATTGGCTACTAGTCCCCCCTATAAATCTAACGGAAGAAAAACAAGACTGACGCGACCATCCTCCAGCTAGAGCTCTCGTTGGCTTACACGACGGAAACGGTCAAAACGCCCCCTAAACTCTACGCACTATTGTCGACATGCGTTGTTATTAGCATTCACACGAATTGAATCCATTAGAAGTGATTGAAGGACACAATAATGGAAGCTAAATTAAAGAAAGAGTTGGGAACAGCTCTACTGAAGTCGACTGGTTACTCAGGAGGTGGATGTATCAGCGAGGGCCAGAGTTATGATACTGACACTGGGAGAGTGTTTGTGAAGATAAATCACAAGAGCGAGGTATTTTATCatcgttttttaaatattttaattcattaGAATTACTTGTATGTAGTTGGTGTCTAGACTATATGAAGCTGCTAGCTTGAAAGCCAGATAGTGTTTGATTGCTCCTGAACTTTGTGCACACCTTGCAAAATGGTGATGCCAGTGCAGATATCTGCTGTACTACTGCGCTGCTGACCAACCCAAATtcccttttgttgttgtttcatgcaGGCCAAATTGATGTTTGATGGGGAGATGGCAAGTTTGGAGGCCATTTTAAAGACAGAAACTGTTAAAGTACCCAAGCCTGTGAAGGTGATTGAGCTTGACACAGGAGGATGTGTATTTGTGATGGAACATCTGGACATGAGAGGTCTTAGCAAGTAAGAGTTTTCTCTTACAATAGTTTAGTAAGTAATAGTAATGAGAACTAGAGGGCATTGTTAAAATACATCTGTGAAAGTATAGTTTGTTATTTTCTAATGAAGTACTTTACTCTTTAAAATCCAATATGAAGGTACTCAAAGCATCTAGGAGAGCAGCTGGCGGACTTGCATGTTCACAATAAGAAACAGTTGGAGAAATTAGAAAAGGAGCAGCAGACAGTGGGTAATTCATGTTAATGTCACTTTTATACATGCAAATGTAGACAAATgcacagaaatatattttaccttGCCATTAATACACTGGATAACAGTGATAACAGAGTTTAATACTAATTAATAAATATGTACTACTCCAACTTATTTGACTGTACACAGGAAAAGGAGCTGGACAATCAGAGGTGGCCGCTGTTGAAAAATATGGCTTTAGTGTAAAGACATGCTGTGGATATATACCGcaggtaagaaaaaaacattttatattttttctacgCAAGACTGAACTGTGTAGTAGTTTCTGAGATGTAGTACATTAGTGGTGCATCTCAAAGTCTTTGAGATGTGACAGAAGTCCTTATTGCATAAATTTCCCCCCTTACCTCCCCAGGAAAATGGGTGGCAGGACGACTGGCTGACATTTTACTCCCA
This region includes:
- the fn3krp gene encoding ketosamine-3-kinase — its product is MEAKLKKELGTALLKSTGYSGGGCISEGQSYDTDTGRVFVKINHKSEAKLMFDGEMASLEAILKTETVKVPKPVKVIELDTGGCVFVMEHLDMRGLSKYSKHLGEQLADLHVHNKKQLEKLEKEQQTVGKGAGQSEVAAVEKYGFSVKTCCGYIPQENGWQDDWLTFYSQQRLQHQLNLVEKSYGDRQARELWAELQLKIPQFFTDVEIVPALLHGDLWGGNVAQWAEGPVIFDPASFYGHSEYELGIAGMFGGFDSSFYSAYHEKIPKAPGFAKRNKLYQLFHYLNHWNHFGGGYRGSSISIMKDLLK